The Gammaproteobacteria bacterium genome has a segment encoding these proteins:
- a CDS encoding histone deacetylase family protein, translated as MPTTAFISHPACLRHDMGAGHPECPDRLRAIADQVQAQRLTDFLQHHDAPAATREQLARAHSAAHIDGIFAHAPAEGLVMLDPDTLMNPATLEAALRAAGAVVLATNMVIAGTVRNAFCAVRPPGHHAERDTPMGFCFFNNVAVGAAHALATGMARVAIVDFDVHHGNGTEDIFSDEARVLLCSSFQHPYYPGKAGRSVPGHLINTPLRAGDGSEAFRAAVREHWLPELERFEPEMIFVSAGFDAHADDPLAALRLQDADYAWVTQQITAIAARHCRGRVVSVLEGGYDLDVLGRCVSLHIRGLLEASPPRRAAPVAP; from the coding sequence ATGCCGACCACCGCCTTCATCAGCCACCCTGCCTGCCTGCGGCATGACATGGGAGCGGGTCACCCGGAGTGCCCGGACCGCCTGCGCGCGATCGCAGACCAGGTACAGGCGCAGAGGCTCACCGATTTTCTACAGCACCACGACGCACCCGCGGCCACGCGGGAGCAGCTCGCCCGGGCACACAGCGCTGCGCATATCGACGGTATCTTTGCGCACGCGCCCGCCGAAGGCCTCGTCATGCTCGACCCCGACACCCTGATGAACCCGGCGACGCTCGAGGCGGCGCTGCGGGCCGCGGGCGCCGTCGTGCTGGCAACCAACATGGTGATCGCGGGCACGGTGCGCAACGCGTTCTGCGCGGTGCGCCCGCCGGGACATCACGCGGAGCGCGATACGCCGATGGGCTTCTGTTTCTTCAACAATGTCGCCGTCGGCGCGGCGCACGCACTCGCCACGGGCATGGCCCGGGTCGCCATCGTGGATTTCGACGTGCACCACGGCAACGGCACCGAGGACATCTTCAGCGACGAAGCACGCGTCCTGCTCTGCTCGAGTTTTCAGCACCCCTACTATCCGGGCAAGGCGGGCCGGTCCGTGCCGGGTCACCTCATCAACACGCCGCTGCGGGCCGGCGACGGCAGCGAGGCCTTTCGGGCCGCCGTGCGCGAACACTGGCTGCCGGAACTCGAACGCTTCGAGCCGGAGATGATCTTCGTCTCCGCCGGCTTCGACGCCCATGCCGATGACCCGCTGGCGGCGCTGCGCCTGCAGGATGCCGACTACGCCTGGGTCACGCAGCAGATCACGGCGATCGCCGCGCGGCATTGCCGCGGGCGCGTGGTCTCCGTGCTCGAGGGCGGCTATGACCTCGATGTGCTTGGCCGCTGCGTGAGCCTGCACATCCGGGGACTGCTGGAGGCCTCGCCGCCGCGGCGCGCGGCGCCAGTTGCTCCATGA